The following coding sequences lie in one Methanobrevibacter sp. genomic window:
- a CDS encoding nucleotidyltransferase family protein — translation MSQVSNILSRDMEFFYNDLNENCNVSDASSDINLIADFTEYNPLHNGHFHCMKTAKHMFPDSLFVAVVPGLFERSGRGIPYILPREVRAEIAISVGADVVVEGPPMGIMGSGQYSLCLCRMFKALNTDYIPRGYKPVEGIDEILKRVNLGHHVASKPYKVVDRTTNEILLKGKLEEDNYVITSFANSLSKIGFDFKDKFIFVERIGGVSGTLIRESILEDNFDNVLDMMPPKTIEVLKREIKNDSIIYGIRDADRILETANQYSFDDLAGLNLFSDKLAQSIVENRPFDNIDEIEDAILQGFSTHFRQRVLSVLENPIPKKLVSQYIDKYPSVIRILGYKNDDCLEKFKKKINNENISLFKRQL, via the coding sequence ATGTCTCAAGTTTCAAATATTCTTTCACGTGATATGGAATTTTTTTACAATGATTTGAATGAAAATTGTAATGTTTCTGATGCATCATCAGATATTAATTTGATAGCTGATTTTACTGAGTATAATCCTTTACATAATGGTCATTTTCATTGCATGAAAACTGCAAAACATATGTTTCCTGACTCATTATTTGTAGCTGTTGTGCCGGGTTTATTTGAACGAAGTGGTAGAGGTATTCCATATATATTGCCCAGGGAAGTTAGGGCTGAAATTGCAATTTCTGTTGGTGCTGATGTTGTGGTTGAGGGACCACCTATGGGGATAATGGGTTCCGGACAGTATTCATTATGCCTGTGCCGCATGTTCAAAGCATTGAATACCGATTATATTCCTAGAGGATACAAGCCTGTGGAAGGTATTGATGAAATATTGAAAAGAGTTAACTTGGGCCATCATGTTGCTTCAAAACCCTATAAGGTAGTCGACAGGACCACCAATGAAATTCTTTTAAAAGGCAAGCTGGAAGAGGATAACTATGTCATAACCTCTTTTGCAAACTCATTAAGTAAAATAGGATTTGACTTTAAGGATAAGTTTATTTTTGTAGAGCGTATAGGAGGTGTAAGTGGCACCCTTATTCGTGAAAGTATTCTTGAGGATAATTTTGATAATGTTTTGGACATGATGCCTCCTAAAACAATCGAGGTTTTGAAACGTGAGATAAAAAATGATTCAATCATTTATGGAATAAGAGATGCAGACCGTATTCTGGAAACTGCAAATCAGTATTCATTTGATGATCTTGCAGGTTTAAACCTGTTCAGCGATAAATTGGCACAAAGTATTGTTGAAAACAGGCCGTTTGATAATATTGATGAAATTGAGGATGCGATTTTACAGGGATTTTCAACTCATTTTCGCCAAAGGGTCCTAAGCGTCCTGGAAAATCCGATTCCTAAAAAATTAGTCTCACAGTATATAGATAAATATCCCTCAGTAATACGGATATTGGGATATAAGAATGATGATTGTTTGGAAAAATTTAAAAAAAAGATAAATAATGAAAATATTTCATTATTTAAACGCCAGTTATAA